DNA from Hwangdonia lutea:
AATTATGGCCAACGGAATGGCTAAAAATGGCAACAATAAAGCACTCCAAAACAATGGCGTTTTAAAGAAATACGTCGATTTTATAGGCGCAAAGTTTGTGTTTGTTTTTATAAATGCAAATTGGTCGTTGTTTAAAACAACACGCTGCTTCCCTACATTAGCATGTGTTGTATTTGAGTTTGAATCGTTATTAAGCGGTCCTTCTAAAACATCGATTATAATTTCTTCAGATGATAATCTTTTATAACTTTCTGTCTTTAAATCGAAATATGAAAATGAAATACTGGGTATGGGGTATTTCCCTTTATACTGCGGTACAACCGTGTAATTATCGGAGATGCTACCTTGCATGCCGGACAAGTTTGTTTTAACATTTTCGGTGTGTTCTGGTTCGTAAACTTCCAAGGAACTGGGTAGCGATACCTTAGGTAATTTAAATAATTTCAGGTTACCTTTTCCGCTTATACCAACTTTAACTTGAAGCGATTCTGAAGCATCCAATTCGGTTTTTGATGCCGATACATTAAATCTAAAATCACCCACTGCTCCCGTAAAATCTACTGGTTTTCCTTTTTCTGGTAAAGGTTTAACATGAATGGTTTTACTACCGGCAGAAACCGTTCGGTGAGCACGAGACATGATTCGGCTTCCAAAAATATCGCGTCTATTGGTGGGTACTTGAACCGTGATATCCAGACTTAAGGGCTCAATATTTAATTTTCCTGTTTTCTGCGGATAGAGTACGGTTTTACGCAACACTAAAAATCGATAATCTTCGCCTTTATAGGTGCCATTTTGGACTTTTTGTCCTTTCATATCTATGTTCTGACTCCAAAAATCGTTATATCTTGGGCTATCAATTTCTCGCCAATTATCTACGCCCGTATTTGGTGCAACATACAACTTGTAAACTACCGTAATGGCTTCGTTTAAATACGGATTAGTTTTCGAAATTTCTGCAACTAAATGAATGTTTTCTGAGGCCACATAATTTGGGTCGTTGGGGTCTTTGGGTTTATCAACCGCGGCCGTAACCACAATTTTTACGGGTAAGGTTTTATAGGTTTCATCATCAACGGAAATGGTGGCTTGATTAATG
Protein-coding regions in this window:
- a CDS encoding BatD family protein, with amino-acid sequence MKLKKHISILILMLVTSFAFSQVKFEAKVSKKKLGVNERLRVDFEMNQDGDNFNPPSFTGFTVVGGPNQSVSNSWINGVRSYKKTYSYFLAPKKQGNFTINQATISVDDETYKTLPVKIVVTAAVDKPKDPNDPNYVASENIHLVAEISKTNPYLNEAITVVYKLYVAPNTGVDNWREIDSPRYNDFWSQNIDMKGQKVQNGTYKGEDYRFLVLRKTVLYPQKTGKLNIEPLSLDITVQVPTNRRDIFGSRIMSRAHRTVSAGSKTIHVKPLPEKGKPVDFTGAVGDFRFNVSASKTELDASESLQVKVGISGKGNLKLFKLPKVSLPSSLEVYEPEHTENVKTNLSGMQGSISDNYTVVPQYKGKYPIPSISFSYFDLKTESYKRLSSEEIIIDVLEGPLNNDSNSNTTHANVGKQRVVLNNDQFAFIKTNTNFAPIKSTYFFKTPLFWSALLLPFLAIPLAIIIRKKKATRDADVYGNRIRKADRLAKKYLGNAKKALGNKEAFYIALEKALHNYLKAKLHIETSDLSKDKVIDLLKDKQVDDVVISDFVSIIENCELARYTPITNVEMQQDYEKAAKTISLIDKQAR